GGTGCAGGAGCTGGTCGACTACGCCAAGAAGAACCCGGGCAAGCTGGCCTTCGCCTCGTCGGGCAGCGGCACCTCGATCCACATGGCTGGCGAGCTGTTCAAGATGAAGGCCGGCATCGACGTGCTGCACGTGCCGTACAAGGGCAGCGCCCCGGCCATCACCGACCTGATCGGCGGCCAGGTGCAGTTCATGTTCGACAACATGCCGTCGGCCTGGCCGCACGCCCAGTCGGGCAAGCTGCGCGCGCTGGCGGTGACCACGTCCGAACGCTCCAAGAGCGCGCCGGACCTGCCCACCATGCAGGAATCGGGCTTCGCCGGCTTCGACGTGTCGTCGTGGTTCGGCCTGATCGCGCCGGCCGGCACGCCGCCCGACGTGGTCAACAAGCTCAACGCCGCCATGGTCAAGGCGCTGGACAAGCCCGAAGTGCAGACCAGCTTCGAAAAGCTGGGCGCCGTGGGCGTCAAGACCACGCCGGCCGAGTTCGGCCAGTTCATCAAGTCGGAAGTGGAAGGCTGGGCGCCGGTGGTCAAGGCGTCGGGCGCCAAGGTCGACTGAGCGCAAGCTTCGTGCCGCGGCGGGTCAACCGCCAGCGGCCGATGACGGGGGACGGGCGGATGCCCGTCCCTATTTTTTTGCGTCGCTGTCGCGTCGGGCCTTGGCCAGCATGGCGGTGCAGACGCCGCGCATCATGTCGACTTCGTCGCGGGTCAGGGCGACCCGGGAAAAAAGGTGCCGCATGCGTGGCAGCAGCTTCTTGGGATGGGCCGGGTCCAGGAACCGCACGCCCACCAGCGCCTCTTCCCAGTGCGCCAGGAAGGCCTGCACCGCCTCGCCCGAAGCCGGCTCGGCGCCGCGCGAGGGCGCCTGCGCGGTCGACACCGGCAGCAGGGCGGCGCCCTGGTCCACCAGCAGCGCGTAGCGCAGCTCCCAGGCCGCCAGCTGCAGCGCCTGGGCCACGTTCAACGAGCTGTACTCGGGATTGGCCGGGATGTGGCAGATACGGTGGCACAGCCCGATCTGGTCGTTGGTGAGGCCGGCGCGCTCGGTGCCCAGCACGATGGCGGCGCAGCCCTCGGCCGCTTCGGCCAGGTGGGCGCAGGCCAGATCGGCGGCCTGGCGGATGTCGCAGGGCGGGGGCCCCAGGTCGCGCACCCGGGCGGTCAGGGCGAACGCCAGGGTCACGGGCGCCAGCGCCTCTTCCAGGGTATCGTAGATGCGCGCGTTTTCCAGCACGTCCAGGGCGCCGCTGGCCAGGGCCACGGCCTCCGGCTGGCTGGTTACATCGGCGAATTTGGGCCCCACCAGCACCAGTTCCGAGAAGCCCATGGTCTTGATCGCACGGGCCGCCGAACCGACGTTTCCGGGGTGGCTGGGGTTCACCATAATGAAGCGAACGCGTGAAAATGCTTGAGTCATTTAAAATGGCACGTTTGGCTTAGTGCCTTCCTGGTTTTTTGGGCCGTTTTCCCCCTGTCGGGGCGGCGGCGGACCCGGGAGGGCGGCTAGCGGCCTACCCACCGCATACGTACGGAATTTTATGCACCCGATGCTCAACATCGCCATCAAGGCGGCCCGGCGTGCCGGCACCATTATCAACCGTGCCAGCATGGATTTGGAACGACTCAGCGTGGCTCGCAAGGGGCCGCGCGATTATGTCACGGAAGTCGATCGCGCCGCCGAGGAGTCCATCGTCGAGACGCTGCGCGCCGCTTATCCGGATCACGCCGTCCTGGGCGAGGAATTCGGCTTGCAGGGCCCCGACCAGGCCGAGTTCCAGTGGATCATCGATCCGCTGGACGGCACCACCAACTTCATCCACGGCCTGCCCAACTACGCCGTGTCGATCGCGCTGACCCAGCGCGGCCAGGTCACGCAGGCGGTCATCTATGACCCGTCGCGCAACGAACTGTTCACCGCCAGCCGTGGCAGCGGCACGTTCCTGAACGACCGCCGCGTGCGCGTCTCGGGCCGCTCCCGCTACCACGAGGCCCTGCTGGGCGCGCACTGGCCCAACTCGGGCGACCTGGAGCAGGGCTCGGCCCGCTTCCGCACCATGGCCGAAGGCAGCACCGGCGTGCGCCGCCTGGGCGCCACCGTGCTGGACCTGGCCTATGTCGCCTGCGGCCGCCTGGACGGCTTCTGCGGCGTCGGCCTGAAGCCCTGGGACCTGGCGGCGGGCAGCCTGATGGTGCTGGAAGCCGGCGGCCTGGTCGCCGACTTCGACGGCGAGCAAGGCTGGATGGACTCCGGCAACGTGCTGGCCGCCAGCCCGAAGATCTTCACGCAGATGCTGTCGGCGCTGAATCCGACGCCGGCTGCCTGAGCGCGCTTCGTCGTCTCCACAAAGAAACCGGCCTCGTGCCGGTTTTTTTTTGCCGCCGGGCCGCCCCAAGGCAAAAACGCCCCCTCGGGGGGCAGCGACCCGCGTAGCGGCGGAGCGTGGGGGCTTTTTTTGTTTTGGGTGATGCGGTTTCGTTGTGCCTTGCGAAAGGCCGGGGTGGACTGATTGCTCACGGTTCGGGCGGCCGCGGCTGGGCGCATGCGCTATGGTCATGCCGGGAGTGACGCGGTATGCCCGGTACCGAACGAATGGTCTGCCGGTGAGGATGGCGCCTGCGTCTTCCACACGGAGGTGATCGCATGACAGGAAAAACGTCGATGCGGCATAGCCAGGCCGGGGCCTTGCCGGCC
The window above is part of the Achromobacter deleyi genome. Proteins encoded here:
- a CDS encoding Bug family tripartite tricarboxylate transporter substrate binding protein, with product MMTGQKPGLRRLAATLLATAASAFAMGSAQAAYPDKPVRIVVGFSAGGTTDVIARIMAKELTEALGQSFVVENKPGAGSNIATDMVQRAAPDGYTLLFVAVTSAINQTLYKNVTFDLTKDFTPVALGAKVPNILVVNPQVPVKTVQELVDYAKKNPGKLAFASSGSGTSIHMAGELFKMKAGIDVLHVPYKGSAPAITDLIGGQVQFMFDNMPSAWPHAQSGKLRALAVTTSERSKSAPDLPTMQESGFAGFDVSSWFGLIAPAGTPPDVVNKLNAAMVKALDKPEVQTSFEKLGAVGVKTTPAEFGQFIKSEVEGWAPVVKASGAKVD
- a CDS encoding RNA methyltransferase, which translates into the protein MTQAFSRVRFIMVNPSHPGNVGSAARAIKTMGFSELVLVGPKFADVTSQPEAVALASGALDVLENARIYDTLEEALAPVTLAFALTARVRDLGPPPCDIRQAADLACAHLAEAAEGCAAIVLGTERAGLTNDQIGLCHRICHIPANPEYSSLNVAQALQLAAWELRYALLVDQGAALLPVSTAQAPSRGAEPASGEAVQAFLAHWEEALVGVRFLDPAHPKKLLPRMRHLFSRVALTRDEVDMMRGVCTAMLAKARRDSDAKK
- a CDS encoding inositol monophosphatase family protein codes for the protein MHPMLNIAIKAARRAGTIINRASMDLERLSVARKGPRDYVTEVDRAAEESIVETLRAAYPDHAVLGEEFGLQGPDQAEFQWIIDPLDGTTNFIHGLPNYAVSIALTQRGQVTQAVIYDPSRNELFTASRGSGTFLNDRRVRVSGRSRYHEALLGAHWPNSGDLEQGSARFRTMAEGSTGVRRLGATVLDLAYVACGRLDGFCGVGLKPWDLAAGSLMVLEAGGLVADFDGEQGWMDSGNVLAASPKIFTQMLSALNPTPAA